Part of the Paenibacillus sp. FSL R7-0273 genome is shown below.
CACCATGCGGATATCTTCGACATTCCGGAAGCGAAGGAGCTCATGCGCAGAGGGTTCGTATGGGCGGCGAGATAAAGCTGCAGAGGTGCATTAAACTTAACTATGAACAGGTGGGATTGCTTTGGATAAGGTAAAAGTCGGGATTGTAGGCTGCGGGAATATAAGCGGGATTTATTTTGAGAATCTGACCAAGTTGTTCGTCAATACGGAGGTTTATGCCTGCGCGGATGTATTTAAGGAACGGGCAGAGGAAGCTGCGGAGAAATACGGTGTACCGAATGTATGGACTACAGAAGAGCTGCTCGCTTCGCCGGACATTCAGATTGTCGTCAATTTGACTACGCCAAAGGGGCATTTCGAAGTATGCAAGCAGGCTCTGCTGTCCGGTAAGCATGTCTACGTCGAGAAGCCGCTGTCGCTTGCGCTTGCGCACGGACAGGAGTTGGTGGAGCTGGCTGCGGAAAAAGGGCTGATGCTCGGCTGTGCCCCGGACACCTTCCTGGGCGCGGGAATCCAGACCTGCCGCAAGCTGATTGACGACGGCTTTATCGGTGAGCCTGTAGCTGCTTCGGCCTTCATGGTCTGCCACGGGCATGAGAGCTGGCATCCGGACCCGGAGTTTTATTATCAGGCAGGCGGCGGGCCGATGTTTGATATGGGGCCATATTATCTTTCTGCACTCGTATCGCTGCTGGGTCCGGCTGTAACGGTTGCGGGCATGACCAAAACCTCCTTTGCCCAGCGGACCATTACCAGTGAAAAGAAATTCGGCAAGCAGATCGATGTGGAGGTGCCGACACATGTCGCCGGAACAGTGCAGTTTGCCAGCGGCGCGGTAGCCACCATGGTCACCAGCTTCGACGTATGGGACAGCACGCTGCCCCGAATCGAAATCTATGGCACCAGGGGAACATTGATTGTTCCCGACCCCAATACCTTCGGCGGACCGGTTCTGCTGAAGCCGGCGGGCGGCACCGGCTTCATGGAAATCCCGCTGGTGCACAATTACGCGGTCAACAGCCGGGGGATCGGCGTAGCGGATATCGCGGACTGCATCACGAGCGGAAACCGTCCGCGTGCAGGCGGCGGGCTGGCCAACCACGTGCTGGAGATTATGCACGCCTTCCACACCAGCTCGGATACGAAGCGTTACGCAGAGCTTGCCACCAGCTGCGAGCAGCCAAGACCGCTGCCGCTCGGGCTGATCAAGGGCTACATTAGCTAGATGCTATAAGCTATTGAAGATCTTCTCTGCAGCTCCTTTGGGGGCTGCAGGCAGATCTTTTTTGGCGGCCGGTTTACGAACTTTTTTAGCGCATCAGTACATTATCCATAATTTTTGGTGGTAAGTTCTTTAGTTTCTGTATAGGACAGGGCAGCCGAGGCGGGTAAAATGAAGTGGTCTTGAATTAATTTGATGTAAGCGTTAGTAACAATGTGATGAGATATTCCGCCGATTGACGCAAACAGAGTATTTCCTGGCTTAAAGCCAAACTATAACCCCAAAGGAGTCAATAATCATGAGCAGCGTTAAACCTAACCAACCGCTAGTAACTCATATTTATACAGCCGATCCGTCCGCCCATGTATTTGAAAATAAAATCTACATCTACCCGTCACACGATTTGGACCATGACGGTCCGGATAATGATAACGGCGACCAGTATAAAATGGAGGATTACCATGTGCTGTCGCTGGACAGCTTCGACTCTCCTGCTGTGGACCATGGCGAAGCGCTGCATCTGAGAGATGTGCCATGGGCTTCAGCCCAGATGTGGGCGCCGGATGCGGCGTATAAGAACAACCAGTATTATCTGTATTTTCCGGCACGGGATAAGGACGGAATCTTCCGGATTGGCGTAGCCACCTCGCCGTCTCCGGCCGGACCGTTCAAGGCGGAGCCTGACTACATTCAAGGCAGCTACAGCATTGACCCTGCTGTGTTAGTGGACGAGGATGACCAGGCTTATATTTACTTCGGCGGACTGTGGGGAGGCCAGCTGGAGAAATGGCAGACCGGCACCTTCCAGCCGGAGCAGACCGAAGGGCCGCCTGCAGACCAGCCGGCCATCGGACCGCGCGTTGCTAAGCTAAGCGAGGATATGCTCTCTTTTGCAGACGAGCTGCAGGAGATTTCGATCATCGACGAGGAGGGTAATCCGATTACTGCCGGTGACGAGGAGCGGAGATATTTTGAAGGGCCATGGGTCCACAAATATAACGGCTATTATTACCTGTCCTACTCAACAGGCTCGACCCATAAGCTGGTGTACGGAATCAGCCGCAGCCCGCTTGGACCGTTCACTTTTAAAGGCACCATTCTTACCCCTGTCATCGGCTGGACCACGCACCATTCCATCGTCCAGTTTGAGGATAAATGGTACCTGTTCTATCACGACAGCTCTTTGTCGGAAGGTGTGAATCACAAGCGCTGCGTGAAATACACGGAGCTGAAATATAATGAGGACGGTACTATTCAGACGATCGATCCCTACCCGGCCGCAGAATAATAATTAAATACTGTTGCGCCAAAAAAAGCACAAGAACCGCAGTTGGAGGCTCTTGTGCTTTTTACTGCGTGGCCGCAGATACGCATAAGGTATTTTACTGAATATAGCCGGATGTCCGTATCCTCCTAATTGATGACTTGAAACTTAAGGTTTCAAGCCGCCGCCGCCCGTTACAATAAAAACACAATAACAAGCAAGTGGACAGGAGTGCAGCCGATGCAATACAGCAACCCCGTAATCCCCGGGTTCCATCCCGATCCCAGCATATGTCGGGTTAATGATGATTATTATTTGGTTACCAGTACCTTTGAATATTTTCCGGGGGTACCGATTTTCCATAGTAAGGACCTGGTCCATTGGCGGCAGATCGGCCATTGCCTGACCACCCCTGAGCAGCTGCCGCTGTCGAACGCTTGGAACTCAGGCGGGATATTCGCTCCGACGCTCCGTTATCATGACGGCTGGTTCTATATGGTTACTACCAACGTCAGCGGGGTCGGTAATTTCTACGTCAAAACCAGGAATCCGGAAGGGCCGTGGTCAGCCCCTGTTCCGGTCAAGCAGGGCGGTATCGACCCTTCCCTCCTGTTCGATAATGATGGCCGCGTATACTTCCAGTCGTCGTGCAACGGGACTGAAGGCCATGCTATCTACCAGTGTGAGATTGATATTGAAACCGGAGAGATGCTGACGGAAAGCCGGTATATCTGGAAGGGAACCGGGGGTGCTCACCCGGAAGCCCCGCATCTGTACAAGATCGACGGCTGGTATTATCTCATGATCGCAGAAGGCGGCACCGAATACGGGCATATGGAGACGATTGCGAGAAGCCGGCAGCCATACGGGCCGTTTGAGTCCTGTCCGCACAATCCGGTGCTGACCAACCGGAGTATGGACAGCAGCATCCAGGCTACCGGACACGCTGATCTGATTGAGGCGCAAGACGGAAGCTGGTGGGCGGTATGCCTGGGCATCAGGCCGGTTGCCTATCCGAAGGCTCATCATCTGGGGCGCGAGGTTTATCTGGCTCCTGTTACGTGGACAGAGGAAGGCTGGCCAGTGATCGGCCGGGATACACATATCGATCCGCAGATGGATGCACCGGAGCTGCCACAGACTCCTTGGCCGGCATCCCCGGTCAGAGACGATTTCAATGAGAAGCGGCTGGGCTTCGACTGGACCTTTTTGCGCAATCCCCTGGAAGACAGCTGGTCCCTGGAGGAGCGCCCGGGGTATCTGGTGCTGCACGGACATGAGACTAACCTGAGTAATGCTGGTGCTCCGGCTTTTGTCGGCCGCAGACTAAGCCATTTCTCCTGCAGCATCGCGGCGGCGATGGAGTATGAACCGCAGCATGAGGGGGAGGAAGCCGGATTAACGGTCTTCATGAACGAAAAGCATCACTATGATATCGCCGTAACATTAGTAGAGGGCCGCAAAAAGGTAGTATTCCGCAAAACCATCGGCTCCCTTCAGACAGAGCAAACCTGGGATTGTCCAGAAGGTTCAGTTGAACTGAAGGTCCAGGCTTATCCGAAGAAAATAGTCGCTTCCCTGCAAACAGCACAAGGCAGCACTTTAGACCTTGGCTGGGGTGAGACGCATCTGCTCAGTACAGAGGTTGCCGGAGGCTTTACCGGCGTATTCATTGCTATGTATGCTGCCGGTTCTGCAGAGGGGCATGCTGCTCCGGCAGCTTTTGACTGGTTTGATTATGAGCCACAAGTAGAATTATAGTAGACTATTCAAATTGTAACTGGAGCGAATCACAAACGGGTGTGTAGCCAATCTTTTGATAGATGCTATTAGATGTGGGATTTGCCAAGTCTGTATATAAGACGCACTTGGTAAATCCTTTTTCCAATGCAAGCAGGCTTATTTGTGCCACAATTGAAGTAGCGTAGCCCTTGCTGCGCTCATAAGGAGGGGTATATACAAAAGCCACACCAATAGCCGTCTGCATTACCCTTGTATATCCCGCCATAGAAACAGGTATCCCGTTGTCCTCTAAAATATAGATTTTTTTCGATTTGATCCGGTAAAGGTAAGGGGCCGCCTCTTGCGGGATGGACATTTCTGTTGTGCCGTAAGTCCCCGCTGCATAGAACGCTTCCGCCCAGTACGGGAAAAAATGAATATCCTTTTTATCAAGCAACCGAACAGTACCAGGCTTTTGAATGTCCGGGTTTACTGCTGTCAGTTCATAGATGCGTTGGCTCATTGTTGTTTTGAAGGTTATTCCTTTGCGTAAGGTATATTCTTTGGCAAAATATTCAGCCAGCGTTTTTTCGGTTGTCACACCTGGAATGTCGCGGTCTTTCAGCCCGTCAATCAGGCAGCTTACAGCTTCCAGATTAATGTTGTTATCTGTTGCATAAAGCGTAATATTGTGCGGCGGCGTCATTATGGCGGTAAGCTGTATGCCCTTGTCATCCGAAATCGTTGCCATAAGCCAGTTTACAGGGTCACGCCAGTCTGTCTTGTCTTTTCCTTCGTGCCCCATGATGATATTGCCAAGAGGAATCAAATTTTGCGCTTCATGACGCATCAGCACATCATAGGTATCCTTGTAAAACTGATGCACATCCGTATATAACTTGAACTGCATTCCAATTCACCCTTTCTTTGGCTCGACGCTTATTCGGAGTTGCTCTGCGTTACAGAAGTCCAAACGTACTATGGAGTCACGGCGAATCCCTACTCTATCAATAAAAAAATTAATATCTATATAGAACGTCATTAATAAACTAACAAGCCGTCTCCTGAAAGCGTTGAGCAGCGGATGGATCTCCCTTGCTAAAGCTCTAACCTTGGTCAGTCGGTTCGGAGCCAAATGAGTTTTAAGTGTAGTTTGTGCAATTAAAACAGGGCAATTTAGTAATTTTAAGGAGATAACTGTATTCTGTACATCTATTTTTTGCGAAAAAGCCGGTTCGGGGCGTTTTCGGCAAATATAAATGTATAGAGTGCAGTTAAAACCTGCAGCGAAGCTAATTAGCCTAGTTTAATTGCAGAAAGTACAGTTATTTCAACCCGGCTCAAGGACTTTAGCTGTGGAAGTGATAGATTGTCTCCATGAGTTATAAAGGTAATTGCGGTTTACATAATAGGAAAAAGTGGCGTATATTCAAGAATTCCCCCTATAAGCCTTCGGCGACACGCCGTAGGCCTTTTTGAATTGGCGGGTCAGATAATTGCTGTCATTGAAGCCGCACATATAGGAAATCTCCGTGATGGAATGCCTGCTCCCGCGGAGCAGGGTACAGGCCAGCTCCAGCCGCAGGCGCTGGATGTAGGCGATCGGAGTCGTCTGGTAGTAAGCCCGGAAGATGCGGTTCAGATGCCTGACCGAAATCCGCGACTGCGCGGCGATATCCTCCAGTGTAATCTGCTCACAATAATGATCCTCGATGTAGGAGATGGCGCTGGCCAGATGCATCAGGCTGTTATCCGTTCCGGCCTCCTGATTCTCATAGTGCCTGGACAGATATACCACCAGCTCCATGAACCGTGAGGCGAGCATCGTCTGGTAGCCCTGCTGCTTCTCCTCGTATTCTTTGATCATCGCAGCGATGAACGAGGAGATATGCTCAAGGCTGGCGATTGGCAGATTCAGCTTGCTTTTGAACCCGTTGATGCTGCGGTAAAACGGCTCCAGCACGAACAGCGCCTGATAGCCGTTCAGGGTTCTGAGGTCCGGGCCTGCGGATTTGAGCATTTCGGCCTTATACATAATGTTGCAGATTTTAAAATCGTACGGGGCCATGTAAGCATGAGGAGTACCGCCGCTGATAACGAAGACATTTCCTTTTTTGATGAAGGATTCCTCATCATTGACGACATGGGTGGCATGTCCGTTAAGCACAATAACCAGCTCGGAGAAGTCTGCATGCTTATGGAGGGAGATGTCTTCCTCATGGCCGCCGTATTGGATAAAGAACGGGAACTGCTCATCTATAGTGAACCAGTTCAAGTAGACATTACTCACAAGTGGAACCTCCCGGAAAATACAGCATTCGTGTCTATATAATGCTATTTTATGACCTGAAAATCAAGGTTTCCGGCCAAAGACGCAGAGTAAAATGAGAGCATCACCAAGAGCAGCGCTGATAGGCGATAAGGTTTGCAACCGCATTCAAGAAGCTTATGCATCAGATTAGAGCTAAAGGGGGATTTATTAGAATGAATCATAAGGTATCGAAGAAGCTCGGGGCAGCACTGCTGGCAGGCTTACTGCTGGTATCGGTCGGCTGCAGCAATTCCGGGAACAATGCCACGGATAGTACGAACGGAAATAGCGGAAATGATACGGAACCGGTAACCTTCACGTTTTTTGGAGCGGATGCCAGCCCGAACTGGAATAACATGCAGGACGATGTGGGCAAAGAAATTATAGCGAAGACCGGTGTTACCCTGCAGGCGGAATTTGATGTGGGCGGCGGAGGCGGGCAGGACCGGATTTCCATGATGGCCGCAAGCGGCGACTACCCGGATATTATTTTCGCCAAGGGTGAGATTGGCAAGCTGGTGGATGCGGAAGCCCTTATTGACCTGACCGATCTGATCGATAAGCACGCGCCTAACATCAAAAAAGTCATGGAAGGCAACATGAACCGGATGAAATACAGCAAGGACAACGAAGCGATTTACTCGATTCCGACGAATGTCGGGGTTGGCGAACAGAAATTTGATGCGACCAACGGCTTCCAGATTCAGCACCGGGTGCTCAAGGAGCTGGGCTATCCGGAAGTAAGAACGGTCAAGGATTATGAGAATGTGCTCAAAGAATACTTCACCAAGCATCCGACGACTGACGGCCAGCCGACAATCCCGATGACGCTGAATGCCGACGGCTGGAAGATCATGATTACCGTAACCAACCAGGGCGATATTACGACTGGTGGGGCCAATGACGGTGAGTATTACGTGAATCCGGAGACGTATGAGACGATGCTCCACTACAAAAAACCGGAGGAGAAGGAGTATTTCCGCTGGCTGAACCACATGTACAATGAGGGGCTGCTCGACAAGGACTCTTTTGTGCAAAAGGATGACCAGTACAAAGCGAAAATCTCCAGTGGCCGCGTGCTCGGTCTCAGCTCAGTGGAGTGGGAGTACCAGGATGCGGAGAATGCCCTGAAGTCTGCCGGCAAAGACGAGTATACGTATGCGCATTTCCCGGTCACCCTGAGTGAGGAATATAAGGATCAGGCGATGCAGGCTGTCGGCGTAGACGGCTACGGTATCAGCATCACTACCTCCTGTGAAGATCCGGTCCGTGCGATCAAGTTCATCGACTGGCTGTCCTCAGAGGAAGGGCAGGTGCTGAGAAACTGGGGCATTGAGGGCAAAACCTACAACATGGAGAACGGAAAACGGGTGATGCCTGCCGATATTCTCGACCAGAAGGTCAATGATGCAGGGAAATTCACTAAAAATACAGGCGTCGGCTTGTATTCTATTTTTGGAGTCCGTTACGGAGACGGCGTGAAGGATTCTACGGATAATTACTATACTACCAACTTCCCGGAACAGATCCTGGCCGAATACTCGGATGCGGAGATGGAATCCCTGGCCGCGTATAACGCAACCACCTGGAAGGACCTGTTCCCTGCCGAAGACGAATTCCCGGTAAAAGAGTGGGGCGCACTCTACAATATGCCTGTACCGACGGACGGGAACTATCAGGTAATCTACCAGAAGACACAGGATATTGTCCAAAAACGGATTCCGGAAGCCATTCTCTCCAGCCCGGGTGAATTTGATAAAATCTACGATGACTTCATTGCCGAGCTGAACAAGGCCGGTGCCGAGAAGATGGAGAAGGAATATACAGAGCTGGTTAAAGCGAGAGTGTCGCTGTTCACCGGTAAGGATGTTAAATAGTATATGGTAAAAGAGGGCTCTGCCGGATTAGCGGCAGGGCCCTTGCCTGTTGTCCGGCACTTGTGCATCTGCTGGCAGGGTGACGGCGGTCCGCAGTAAAGGCTCAGCCCTTCGGGATGCTGCGGTAGCGGGAGGGCGAGAAGCCGGACATTTTTTTGAACAGTCTGGAAAAATAGTAAGGGTCGCTGATCCCGACAGCCGAGCTGACCTCCTTGATGCTGAGCTCGGTCAGGTCGAGCAGCTGTCCGGCCCGCTGGATTTTGAGCCGCAGAAAGTACTCGATCGGAGGGACTCCTGTCTCCAGGTTGAACAGGTGAATCAGATGCTGCTGGGACAAGCCGACATGCCGGGCCAGATCCGTTAGCCGGATCGATTCCTCCAGGTGCTGGTTCATGTACTTTATGGCCTGCTCCAGATATTGCTCCCGTTTTTTCTCCTGCGCCGATTTGCTGGTATTGAGACCGATCCCGGACAGGAGCTGCCGGGTGGTCTGGGCCACATGAACATGCGAGGTCAGCGAATAGGTCCGCTCGGCCAGCAGCTCATAGGCGGGGTGGAACCACTCGGCGAACCGCGCTATTCCGCTGGGGGAAAGGGCGAGCGGCGCTGCGGACAGGCCGAACAGCCGGACAAGCCGTGCGGCATGATCTCCCTTGAAGTGAAACCAGTAGATGCTCCAGGGATTCTCTGCCGTTGCACCATACTTGTGCGGGGTATCCGGAGGAATAATCACCATATCCCCTTCACGCAGCAGCATGCGCTCACCGGCCCGAAGCTCTAACCAGCCCTCACCGCTTTCGCAAAAAATAAAGATATGCGCCGGAGTCCCTTCAGGACGCTCACGGTAATGATATTGCGCGGTCGGAAAATATCCGATATCGGTAACGTACAGCTCCGAAGTTAAGCTCTCCTGCTCGAGTTCCTTCATCCAGTAATCGGGGAGAACATACAGCTTCTCCTCTGTGAAGCCTTCACGCTTCTGTATCATGCGGCTGGCCATTGGTGAGCCTCCTTATTTTACTTCTTGCCGAATATGAATATAATCCATCACTTCCCGCATTTCGTCAATTGGAACCTTCACGTCCGGAAGCTAAAGTAGAACTATAAAAGCAAGGGAGGCTAATGCAGACATGAATCAAACAGTGAATGCTCATACGCCCGGAGGAAGTCCAGCAGCGGCGGAACAGGTGAAGGTATGGGAATCAGAGGTGCTTATCCCTACGTATGAAGCGGGAAAGGCGGACCCGAATCCGATGTTCCTGGAGAAACGGGTCTATCAGGGCAGCACCGGCAGAGTCTATCCTCATCCCGTAATTGAGTCCATCTCGGATGTGAAGGCTGATAAAAATTACAAGCTGGTCATTCTCGAAAATGAATATGTGCGGATCGAGATTATGCCGGAAATCGGCGGCCGGATCTACCGTGCAATCGATAAAACCAACAACTATGATTTTGTCTATTACAACCGGGTAATCAAGCCTGCGCTGGTGGGGCTGGCCGGACCGTGGATTTCCGGAGGCATTGAGTTCAACTGGCCGCAGCATCACCGTCCCAACACCTTCGGTCCGGTAGAATACCGGTTCGGGCAGTCAGAGGATGGAAGCGCCTCCGTCTGGGTAAGCGAAATAGACCGGATGTACGGCACCAAGGTGACGGCGGAGTTCAAGCTGTATCCCGGCAAAGCCTACCTGGAGATTAATGCCCAGCTGTATAACCGGACGGCGGAGCCGCAGACCTTCCTATGGTGGGCCAACCCGGCTGTAGCGGTCAATGACCATACGCAATCTGTATTTCCTCCGGATGTAACAGCCGTATTCGATCACGGTAAACGCGATGTATCCCGTTTTCCGATCGCTACCGGAACGTATTATAAACAGGATTACTCGGAAGGCGTAGATATATCCCGCTACAAGAACATTCCTGTACCAACCTCTTATATGGCCTACAAATCGGATTATAATTTCGTAGGCGGTTACGATCACGGCGTTCAGGCAGGACTGCTGCATGTAGCAAGCCATCATGTTTCACCGGGCAAAAAGCAATGGACCTGGGGTAACGGGGAGTTCGGACAGGCCTGGGACCGCCAGCTGACCGATGAGGACGGACCGTATATTGAGCTGATGACCGGTGTGTATACCGATAACCAGCCTGACTTCACCTGGCTGCAGCCTTACGAGGAGAAGACCTTTACGCAGTATTTTATGCCTTACAAAAATATCGGCGTTGTTAAAAATGCTTCGATCGAAGCAGCGGTTAACCTGGAGGTGGATGCTGCATCCGGCTGGGCTGAGGTTCAGGCGTATGCCACTTCGGTAATGGAGCAGGCTACGATTGTGCTGAAGGGAGCAAACCGCACGTATATCGAGCGGTCGGTACAGCTGTCTCCGAAGAACGAGGATGCTTTTAAGGAGAGTGTAACGCTGGATGCGGGTGAGCAGGAGCATGATCTGAAGCTGACTGTCAGAGCTGCTGACGGCAGACTCCTCATTGCGTATCAGCCGAAGCGCCCTGACATTGAGCAGGTCCCGGATGCAGCCAAGCCGCTCGCTGAGCCGCATGAGCTGCGCTCCACCGAGGAGCTGTACCTGGCGGGCCTGCATCTGGAGCAATACCGGCACGCCACCTTTGAGCCGGAGGATTATTACCTGGAAGGCTTAAAGCGCGATAGAGGTGATATCCGCCTGAATGTGGCATACGGAACGCTGCTGCTGCGCCGTGGCCTGTACAGTGAGAGTGAAGCGTATTTCCGTACAGCGATTGAACGGCTGACCTGGAGAAATCCGAATCCGTACGACAGCGAAGCCTACTACCAGCTGGGTGTGGCCCTGCGCGGCCAGAACCGGTTAGATGAAGCTTTTAAAGCATTTCACAAAGCAGTATGGTCTGCTGCCTGGCAGGATGCCGGCTACTTCTCACTTGCCCAGATCGCAAGCTGCAAGGGTGAATATGCTGAGGCTCTGGATCTGGCTGAGCGCTCACTGGTCCGCAATTCACGCAACTACAAGGCCCGTGATCTGAAAGCGGCTATGCTGCGCAGGCTTGGCCGGCATGAGCAAGCCCTGGCCTATGCACAGGAGACAACCGGACTCGATGTTGCAGATTTCGGCGCTTATAATGAGCAGGCGCTGGCACTTGCTGCACTTGGTGATGCAGCCGCTGCAGAAGGCGTGCTGGCGGAGCTTCGTCTGCTGATGCGCGAGGACGCACATAACTATCTGAACCTGATTGCCGATTACATGGGCTGCGGTCTGCTGGAGGAAGCTATAGCAGTGGGCTTGAGAATTGTTCCGGCTGAAGGAACGGTGTATCCGATGGTGCATTATGCGCTGGGTGAGCTGTATGCACTTGCCGGCCACTCTGATCTGGCTGAGGCGCAGCGCCGTGCCGGACAGTCTGCCGATCCGACCTACTGCTTCCCGAATACACTGTTCGAGCTGGGCCTGCTGGAAAGCGCCGTCCGGGCCAATCCGGAGGATGACAAAGCCCACTATTATCTTGGAAACTTCTTCTATGATAAAAAACGTCCGGAAGAGGCGATTGCCGGCTGGGAGCGTTCGCGTGAGCTGCGCGGTGACTTTGCAACCGTGCACCGTAATCTCGGTCTTGCCTATTTCAATAAACAGGGCGATCCGCAGGCTGCGATGGATTCACTGGTGCAGGCCTATGCCTGCGCGCCGGAGGATGTGCGGATTCTGTTTGAACTGGATCAGCTGCGCAAGAAGCTGGCCTTACCTGCACAGGAGCGGCTGGATATTCTCGAAGCTAAGCGCAGCCAGGTGGAGCAGCGGGACGATCTGTTTGTAGAATATGTTACGCTGCTTAACAATCTGGAGCGCTATGATGAAGCTCTGTCGGCACTGAATTCCCGTAATTTCCATCCCTGGGAAGGCGGCGAAGGCAAGGTAACCGGTCAATATAAATTTGCCCATACTGAGCTTGGCAAGCAGTTGCTCAAGGAAGGCCGCCAGGAGGAAGCGCTGGCCCACCTTCAGCAGGCACTTGTATATCCGCTGAATCTGGGAGAAGGCAAGCTTGAAGGGGCGCAGGAAAATAATATCTACTATTATATAGGTCTGGCGTACGAAGCCCTTGGGCAGGAGCAGCTGGCTGCGGAGAGCTACAAGACCGCTTCACAGGGGCTGGAGGAGCCGTCGAGCGCGATGTACTATAATGACCAGCCGCCGGAAATGATCTTTTATCAAGGGCTGGCCTGGGATAAGCTTGGCAGCATGAAGGAAGCGAAGCGCCGGTTCAACAAGCTGATCGATTATGCGGAGAAGCATATCTTTGACGAGATCAAAATTGACTACTTCGCTGTATCCCTGCCGGACTTCCTTGTGTTCGAGGATGACCTGAACCGCCGGAATGTGATTCACTGCCGGTATATGCGCGGACTGGGGCTACTTGGACTGGGCCGTACGGAAGAAGCCGGTGCCGAGCTGGAACAGGCGCTAGAGCTGGAGCCGAATCATCAGGGGGCTGTGATCCACAGCCGGTTATGCAGAGAAGCAGCAGAGTAACAGTTTTGGTTGACCAATATATCTCACATGAAGGGTTGCGGATGCTTTGATTAACAGCGGACGATACACAGCAAAACTGGAT
Proteins encoded:
- a CDS encoding GNAT family N-acetyltransferase, producing MQFKLYTDVHQFYKDTYDVLMRHEAQNLIPLGNIIMGHEGKDKTDWRDPVNWLMATISDDKGIQLTAIMTPPHNITLYATDNNINLEAVSCLIDGLKDRDIPGVTTEKTLAEYFAKEYTLRKGITFKTTMSQRIYELTAVNPDIQKPGTVRLLDKKDIHFFPYWAEAFYAAGTYGTTEMSIPQEAAPYLYRIKSKKIYILEDNGIPVSMAGYTRVMQTAIGVAFVYTPPYERSKGYATSIVAQISLLALEKGFTKCVLYTDLANPTSNSIYQKIGYTPVCDSLQLQFE
- a CDS encoding AraC family transcriptional regulator, whose protein sequence is MASRMIQKREGFTEEKLYVLPDYWMKELEQESLTSELYVTDIGYFPTAQYHYRERPEGTPAHIFIFCESGEGWLELRAGERMLLREGDMVIIPPDTPHKYGATAENPWSIYWFHFKGDHAARLVRLFGLSAAPLALSPSGIARFAEWFHPAYELLAERTYSLTSHVHVAQTTRQLLSGIGLNTSKSAQEKKREQYLEQAIKYMNQHLEESIRLTDLARHVGLSQQHLIHLFNLETGVPPIEYFLRLKIQRAGQLLDLTELSIKEVSSAVGISDPYYFSRLFKKMSGFSPSRYRSIPKG
- a CDS encoding glycoside hydrolase family 43 protein: MSSVKPNQPLVTHIYTADPSAHVFENKIYIYPSHDLDHDGPDNDNGDQYKMEDYHVLSLDSFDSPAVDHGEALHLRDVPWASAQMWAPDAAYKNNQYYLYFPARDKDGIFRIGVATSPSPAGPFKAEPDYIQGSYSIDPAVLVDEDDQAYIYFGGLWGGQLEKWQTGTFQPEQTEGPPADQPAIGPRVAKLSEDMLSFADELQEISIIDEEGNPITAGDEERRYFEGPWVHKYNGYYYLSYSTGSTHKLVYGISRSPLGPFTFKGTILTPVIGWTTHHSIVQFEDKWYLFYHDSSLSEGVNHKRCVKYTELKYNEDGTIQTIDPYPAAE
- a CDS encoding ABC transporter substrate-binding protein; its protein translation is MNHKVSKKLGAALLAGLLLVSVGCSNSGNNATDSTNGNSGNDTEPVTFTFFGADASPNWNNMQDDVGKEIIAKTGVTLQAEFDVGGGGGQDRISMMAASGDYPDIIFAKGEIGKLVDAEALIDLTDLIDKHAPNIKKVMEGNMNRMKYSKDNEAIYSIPTNVGVGEQKFDATNGFQIQHRVLKELGYPEVRTVKDYENVLKEYFTKHPTTDGQPTIPMTLNADGWKIMITVTNQGDITTGGANDGEYYVNPETYETMLHYKKPEEKEYFRWLNHMYNEGLLDKDSFVQKDDQYKAKISSGRVLGLSSVEWEYQDAENALKSAGKDEYTYAHFPVTLSEEYKDQAMQAVGVDGYGISITTSCEDPVRAIKFIDWLSSEEGQVLRNWGIEGKTYNMENGKRVMPADILDQKVNDAGKFTKNTGVGLYSIFGVRYGDGVKDSTDNYYTTNFPEQILAEYSDAEMESLAAYNATTWKDLFPAEDEFPVKEWGALYNMPVPTDGNYQVIYQKTQDIVQKRIPEAILSSPGEFDKIYDDFIAELNKAGAEKMEKEYTELVKARVSLFTGKDVK
- a CDS encoding Gfo/Idh/MocA family protein, whose protein sequence is MDKVKVGIVGCGNISGIYFENLTKLFVNTEVYACADVFKERAEEAAEKYGVPNVWTTEELLASPDIQIVVNLTTPKGHFEVCKQALLSGKHVYVEKPLSLALAHGQELVELAAEKGLMLGCAPDTFLGAGIQTCRKLIDDGFIGEPVAASAFMVCHGHESWHPDPEFYYQAGGGPMFDMGPYYLSALVSLLGPAVTVAGMTKTSFAQRTITSEKKFGKQIDVEVPTHVAGTVQFASGAVATMVTSFDVWDSTLPRIEIYGTRGTLIVPDPNTFGGPVLLKPAGGTGFMEIPLVHNYAVNSRGIGVADIADCITSGNRPRAGGGLANHVLEIMHAFHTSSDTKRYAELATSCEQPRPLPLGLIKGYIS
- a CDS encoding glycoside hydrolase family 43 protein, whose amino-acid sequence is MQYSNPVIPGFHPDPSICRVNDDYYLVTSTFEYFPGVPIFHSKDLVHWRQIGHCLTTPEQLPLSNAWNSGGIFAPTLRYHDGWFYMVTTNVSGVGNFYVKTRNPEGPWSAPVPVKQGGIDPSLLFDNDGRVYFQSSCNGTEGHAIYQCEIDIETGEMLTESRYIWKGTGGAHPEAPHLYKIDGWYYLMIAEGGTEYGHMETIARSRQPYGPFESCPHNPVLTNRSMDSSIQATGHADLIEAQDGSWWAVCLGIRPVAYPKAHHLGREVYLAPVTWTEEGWPVIGRDTHIDPQMDAPELPQTPWPASPVRDDFNEKRLGFDWTFLRNPLEDSWSLEERPGYLVLHGHETNLSNAGAPAFVGRRLSHFSCSIAAAMEYEPQHEGEEAGLTVFMNEKHHYDIAVTLVEGRKKVVFRKTIGSLQTEQTWDCPEGSVELKVQAYPKKIVASLQTAQGSTLDLGWGETHLLSTEVAGGFTGVFIAMYAAGSAEGHAAPAAFDWFDYEPQVEL
- a CDS encoding AraC family transcriptional regulator, whose amino-acid sequence is MSNVYLNWFTIDEQFPFFIQYGGHEEDISLHKHADFSELVIVLNGHATHVVNDEESFIKKGNVFVISGGTPHAYMAPYDFKICNIMYKAEMLKSAGPDLRTLNGYQALFVLEPFYRSINGFKSKLNLPIASLEHISSFIAAMIKEYEEKQQGYQTMLASRFMELVVYLSRHYENQEAGTDNSLMHLASAISYIEDHYCEQITLEDIAAQSRISVRHLNRIFRAYYQTTPIAYIQRLRLELACTLLRGSRHSITEISYMCGFNDSNYLTRQFKKAYGVSPKAYRGNS